In Erigeron canadensis isolate Cc75 chromosome 6, C_canadensis_v1, whole genome shotgun sequence, the following are encoded in one genomic region:
- the LOC122604617 gene encoding uncharacterized protein LOC122604617: protein MHDRGKGVKGLHDTAKDVEGQKGSNSKGKGLLWKKEMLGNVRENLDQKRKSKRYQLGVKRLTASRAKSRAKKLLEGDYTQQCARLRDYCLELQQRNPNTTIRIGTNVEANPNSETRQFKRIYICLGPLKEGFEACRRDLLGFDGAFMIGPYPGQVLTTVGVDPNNGIYPLAYAIVEAKCFNSWRWFLVCLGEDLDLSPQSNFTFMSDRQKGLVPAIAKLFPVAEHRFCLRHIYENMSRTFRGEIIRDLLWKCAISTTEQDFEAAMEELRQQNEGAYNYLKAVPPHHWSRAHFSGRAHCDILLHNICESFNSKLVEGREKPIISCLEYIREYLMKRIVIVQKIIDTQKGPLTPTASALFESIKNAANHCTALWNGSHRFQVKDSYRDQCVVDIQERTCSCRKWQLTGMPCKHAVCGIWNARDNSVHDTIVEDWVDPCYRLDTWKEVYSFKVEPVTGSFSWPKNNCPTRLLPPVHKTQVGRPKKLRRKSVMELEEGKMVKNGKLTRTGKTQ from the exons ATGCATGACAGAGGAAAGGGTGTTAAGGGTCTGCATGACACTGCAAAGGATGTTGAGGGTCAAAAGGGTAGTAACTCAAAAGGTAAGGGGTTGTTGTGGAAGAAAGAGATGTTGGGGAATGTGAGAGAGAATCTGGACCAGAAAAGAAAGTCAAAAAG GTATCAATTGGGAGTGAAAAGGTTGACTGCTTCTAGGGCAAAAAGTAGAGCAAAGAAACTGCTTGAAGGAGATTACACCCAACAATGTGCAAGGTTGAGAGATTACTGTTTGGAGTTGCAGCAGAGAAACCCAAACACAACAATCAGAATTGGGACAAATGTAGAAGCAAACCCTAATTCAGAAACAAGACAGTTCAAGAGGATCTATATCTGCTTGGGGCCATTAAAAGAAGGATTCGAGGCTTGTAGGAGAGACCTGCTAGGATTTGATGGAGCCTTTATGATAGGTCCATATCCAGGACAAGTTCTAACTACAGTTGGGGTAGATCCTAACAATGGAATCTATCCCCTTGCATATGCTATAGTTGAGGCAAAATGTTTTAATTCATGGAGATGGTTTCTAGTTTGCTTGGGAGAAGACCTAGATCTATCTCCACAAAGTAATTTCACTTTCATGTCAGACAGGCAGAAGGGTTTGGTACCAGCAATTGCAAAACTATTTCCAGTGGCTGAACATAGATTTTGCTTAAGGCATATCTATGAAAACATGAGTAGAACTTTTAGGGGTGAAATCATAAGAGACTTGCTATGGAAGTGTGCAATCAGTACTACCGAGCAGGATTTTGAAGCTGCAATGGAGGAGTTGAGACAACAAAATGAAGGTGCTTATAACTATTTGAAGGCAGTACCTCCCCACCACTGGAGCAGGGCACATTTTTCAG GCAGGGCACATTGTGATATACTATTGCACAATATTTGTGAGAGTTTCAATAGTAAGTTGGTTGAGGGTAGGGAGAAACCAATAATTAGTTGCCTAGAGTATATTAGGGAGTATCTCATGAAAAGGATTGTCATTGTTCAAAAGATAATTGATACACAGAAGGGTCCATTGACACCTACAGCTTCTGCATTATTTGAGTCCATTAAGAATGCTGCAAACCATTGTACTGCTTTATGGAATGGATCACATAGATTTCAGGTTAAGGATTCATACAGGGATCAATGTGTAGTTGATATACAGGAGAGGACATGTAGTTGCAGAAAGTGGCAATTGACTGGTATGCCCTGCAAGCATGCAGTTTGTGGTATTTGGAATGCTAGAGATAATTCTGTGCATGACACAATAGTTGAGGATTGGGTTGATCCATGCTATAGGTTAGATACATGGAAAGAGGTTTATAGTTTTAAGGTGGAGCCTGTCACTGGATCTTTTTCATGGCCAAAGAATAATTGTCCAACTAGGCTTCTCCCTCCTGTTCATAAGACTCAAGTTGGCAGACCTAAGAAACTAAGAAGGAAGAGTGTCATGGAACTAGAAGAAGGAAAAATGGTTAAAAATGGTAAGCTTACAAGGACTGGGAAGACACAATAG
- the LOC122605241 gene encoding RING-H2 finger protein ATL80-like: MTRSFRFLSAVTNSSSSFDQTTAEPPEAVAVESDFVVILAALLCALICVLGLIAVARCAWLRRGSTAAATRRNPNQSTANKGLKKKVVETLPKFVYSSGESAGKLSSGDCAICLSEYSDGDEIRVLPQCGHGFHVGCIDLWLGSHSSCPSCRQILVVSRCRKCGEIPAVPPAGEGVTEIESKGRRQNDDNSSCSNPSNYLP; this comes from the coding sequence ATGACTCGCAGCTTCAGATTCCTCTCAGCCGTCACTAACTCATCTTCATCTTTCGACCAAACTACCGCAGAACCGCCGGAAGCTGTCGCCGTGGAATCCGACTTCGTCGTAATCCTCGCCGCTCTTCTCTGCGCCTTAATCTGCGTTCTCGGCCTAATCGCCGTTGCTCGTTGCGCTTGGCTCCGCCGCGGatccaccgccgccgccactcGTCGGAACCCTAACCAATCCACCGCAAATAAAGGACTTAAGAAGAAAGTTGTCGAGACATTACCGAAGTTCGTTTACAGTTCCGGTGAATCCGCCGGAAAGCTATCCTCCGGCGACTGTGCTATCTGTTTGTCGGAATATTCCGACGGCGATGAGATCCGTGTGTTGCCGCAGTGCGGACATGGATTCCACGTCGGATGTATTGATTTATGGCTCGGTTCGCATTCGTCGTGTCCGTCGTGTAGACAGATATTGGTTGTTAGCCGGTGCCGGAAGTGCGGCGAGATTCCGGCGGTTCCTCCCGCCGGAGAAGGTGTAACGGAAATTGAAAGTAAAGGAAGAAGGCAAAATGATGATAATAGTTCCTGTTCGAATCCGAGTAATTATTTGCCATAA